One window of the Candidatus Zixiibacteriota bacterium genome contains the following:
- a CDS encoding hypothetical protein (Evidence 5 : Unknown function), translated as MSDFNNLCLFGKTGLWFFIISMMVIGISFGAVIQGTVFDQQTGAVIPYATVRVEGTGKSALSNAEGKYRIKLDTGQYVVRFSHIAYYSDSVVIAGDKNLSNIDIRLRPAVQLLKGMKVYTRAYDPAQRIILEAIAHKDSLLNRLRSYSFESYTKMVIRDRKKPDSINILAITETQSISNWEKPHKQKETIIARRESANLEGAEVLVAFGGELLDFNRNRLDLGENSMVSPTATDALDYYNYYLIDTVYLDKRAIFRLEVEPKKEAVPLFAGTIDIVDSSFDVAGVDLGFNKAGEIPFLKNTRYSQKCAPFGNDIWMPIEIRLAADINFPFPGLPPLNFDVAAALLNYTFNLDYPDEAFDYAIEVDKNADKVDSSVWATGPSIPLTTQELEGYRRIDSTVKHIPVYKKAMRAVLAAPLVMSFAQDFFHFNRVEGAYLGGAVKPAFFNSKLQLRLKSGWAFGGKYWQHDYTAQYDFMKKRGLRVSFGFHDLITHRPTVISSLNGNPTIPSLFDRADPYEYYLEKGFMAKLESSILPEHRLTLGVTYRDYDQYAVINATNYAFVKTSHDYRINPPITDGKLRSLTYSVTWETRNWMKIKGREETIPAYPYTRFSFNMEMASPDLIKNDFNFRRYQVGFNHQREFLGLGKTSLFLSAGISDKELPPQRYFTVDCSEGILYEALAFKTMGHVNFAGNRMAAGYLEQDFGRRFFLWTGLPPFKSLPLTLSAYGGIFWTEFRNHAFRPGDEYMIEARSPYREIGFAIGGLPLLLKTYFTWQLSNYQSNKFSFVVGMGF; from the coding sequence ATGTCAGATTTCAATAATTTGTGTCTATTCGGAAAAACGGGCTTATGGTTTTTCATAATTTCAATGATGGTTATCGGTATTTCATTTGGCGCGGTGATTCAGGGAACCGTTTTCGATCAGCAGACGGGAGCGGTGATACCGTACGCGACCGTTCGTGTCGAAGGGACCGGCAAATCGGCCTTGAGTAATGCCGAGGGAAAGTATCGGATTAAACTCGATACGGGGCAATACGTGGTCAGATTCAGCCATATTGCCTACTACTCCGACAGCGTCGTAATTGCGGGCGACAAGAACCTGTCAAATATCGATATCAGATTGCGTCCGGCGGTTCAATTATTGAAAGGGATGAAGGTTTATACCCGTGCCTATGATCCGGCGCAGAGAATTATTCTGGAAGCGATCGCGCACAAGGACAGTCTTTTGAATCGTCTCAGAAGTTATTCTTTTGAGTCGTACACCAAGATGGTGATTCGCGACCGCAAAAAACCGGATTCGATTAATATCCTGGCCATTACGGAAACGCAATCGATTTCGAACTGGGAGAAGCCGCACAAGCAGAAAGAGACTATCATTGCCCGGCGGGAATCGGCTAATCTGGAAGGAGCCGAGGTGCTAGTGGCTTTCGGGGGAGAACTGCTCGATTTCAACCGCAACCGGCTCGATTTGGGGGAAAACTCGATGGTTTCGCCAACGGCCACCGATGCGCTCGATTATTACAATTATTATTTAATCGATACCGTTTATCTCGACAAGCGGGCCATTTTCCGCCTTGAAGTGGAGCCGAAGAAAGAGGCGGTGCCGCTTTTTGCCGGGACGATCGATATTGTCGATTCCAGTTTTGACGTGGCCGGGGTCGATCTGGGGTTCAATAAAGCGGGGGAGATACCGTTTCTCAAAAATACGCGATACAGCCAGAAATGTGCACCGTTCGGCAACGATATCTGGATGCCGATTGAAATCCGCCTGGCGGCCGATATAAATTTCCCCTTTCCCGGCCTGCCGCCGCTGAATTTTGATGTCGCCGCGGCCCTGCTCAATTACACTTTCAATTTAGATTACCCGGATGAGGCATTCGATTATGCTATTGAGGTCGACAAAAATGCCGACAAGGTCGATTCCTCGGTTTGGGCCACGGGACCGTCGATACCGCTGACAACGCAGGAACTGGAAGGATATCGAAGAATCGATTCGACGGTCAAACATATTCCGGTCTATAAGAAGGCGATGCGGGCGGTCCTGGCGGCGCCGCTCGTGATGTCGTTTGCGCAGGATTTTTTCCATTTCAACCGGGTGGAAGGAGCCTATCTGGGCGGGGCGGTCAAGCCGGCGTTTTTCAATTCGAAACTGCAATTACGGCTAAAATCGGGCTGGGCTTTCGGGGGGAAATACTGGCAGCATGATTATACGGCGCAATATGATTTTATGAAGAAACGGGGACTGCGGGTCAGTTTCGGATTCCACGATTTGATAACACATCGACCGACTGTGATTTCAAGTCTCAACGGCAACCCGACCATCCCGAGTCTTTTCGACCGGGCCGATCCGTACGAATATTATCTGGAAAAAGGATTCATGGCAAAATTGGAATCATCGATACTGCCCGAACACCGGTTGACATTGGGGGTGACGTATCGGGATTACGATCAGTATGCGGTCATCAATGCCACCAATTACGCTTTTGTAAAAACCTCGCATGATTATCGGATAAATCCTCCGATTACCGATGGCAAATTGCGGTCACTCACTTATAGCGTGACTTGGGAAACAAGGAACTGGATGAAAATCAAAGGGCGGGAAGAGACAATCCCGGCTTATCCCTATACACGGTTCAGTTTTAATATGGAAATGGCCTCACCGGATCTGATCAAAAATGATTTTAATTTCCGCCGGTATCAGGTTGGGTTTAATCACCAGCGGGAATTTCTTGGGTTAGGGAAGACATCGCTGTTTCTGAGCGCCGGAATTTCAGACAAAGAACTTCCCCCCCAGAGATATTTCACGGTCGATTGCAGTGAAGGAATTTTGTATGAGGCGCTGGCCTTTAAGACCATGGGGCACGTCAATTTCGCCGGGAACCGGATGGCGGCCGGGTATCTCGAACAGGATTTCGGCCGGAGATTCTTTCTCTGGACAGGTTTGCCGCCGTTCAAGAGTCTGCCTCTGACCTTGTCGGCTTACGGGGGAATCTTCTGGACGGAATTCAGGAATCACGCATTTCGACCTGGCGACGAATATATGATTGAAGCCCGGAGTCCCTATCGGGAAATCGGATTTGCGATCGGCGGGCTGCCGCTTCTGCTCAAGACCTATTTCACCTGGCAACTGTCAAACTATCAGAGCAACAAATTTTCTTTTGTGGTTGGAATGGGATTTTAG
- the spo0J gene encoding Stage 0 sporulation protein J translates to MTGKIVLGRGLEALIPTQESTSQSGSTYRAVPLNMIVPNPVQPRRQFDEAGLQELAESFKTQGVLQPIVIKRKDNGYMLIAGERRYRAARLAAMENIPAIILDDKDEGDMLQMALVENLQREDLNPLEAAEAFRKLMDEGGLTQNQLAGQVGKSRAAVANMLRLLMLPEKVKDFIRDGKLTEGHARAILSIEDDLSRVRLAERIVADNMSVRQAEETARGTKKRKLVPKRKVPALVEMENYLKQLLGTSVKISNGLKRGKIEIEFYGEEDLDRILELFRKIN, encoded by the coding sequence ATGACTGGAAAAATTGTTTTAGGGCGGGGTCTGGAAGCGCTGATACCGACGCAGGAGAGTACATCTCAGTCGGGAAGCACATATCGGGCGGTTCCGCTGAATATGATAGTGCCGAATCCGGTGCAGCCGCGGCGGCAGTTCGATGAAGCGGGTCTGCAGGAACTGGCGGAATCGTTCAAGACCCAGGGGGTCCTTCAGCCGATCGTGATCAAGCGTAAGGACAACGGTTATATGTTGATTGCAGGGGAGAGGCGTTATCGGGCGGCCCGTCTGGCGGCGATGGAAAATATCCCGGCGATAATTCTTGACGACAAGGATGAAGGGGACATGTTACAAATGGCCCTGGTGGAGAATCTTCAGCGCGAAGATCTTAATCCGCTGGAAGCGGCCGAGGCCTTCCGAAAATTGATGGATGAAGGAGGTCTGACCCAGAATCAATTGGCCGGACAGGTGGGGAAATCCCGCGCTGCGGTCGCCAATATGCTTCGTCTTTTAATGCTCCCGGAGAAGGTCAAGGACTTTATTCGCGACGGAAAACTGACCGAGGGCCACGCGCGGGCGATTCTTTCCATCGAAGACGATTTGTCGCGGGTGCGTTTAGCGGAACGGATTGTCGCCGATAATATGTCTGTGCGTCAGGCCGAAGAGACGGCCCGGGGCACGAAGAAGAGAAAATTGGTGCCGAAGCGAAAGGTCCCGGCTCTGGTCGAAATGGAAAATTATCTCAAGCAACTCCTGGGAACGTCCGTTAAAATATCTAACGGCCTGAAACGCGGCAAAATTGAAATCGAATTTTACGGTGAGGAGGACCTCGACCGGATCCTGGAATTGTTCCGGAAGATAAATTAA
- a CDS encoding Cytochrome c class I — MSTKTAKWIFYAGTLSSALLFLILTFDTHRQVAALTHADRLSDEVVAGKHVFQKYNCNDCHTILGFGGYYAPDLTRVYSRRGEKYIRGIITQPELTLANSFRKMPHQNVSPEEIDKLLAFFQWVDGIDNNNWPPQDEKSRRSSETARLMGGTDLSPGAALFKSNNCITCHKIGGVGGDAGPALDAIGSRLDRTAIRKQITDPQSLRANSDMPAYPDLSAGDLKALVDFLVKQKGDN, encoded by the coding sequence ATGTCAACCAAAACCGCCAAATGGATCTTTTATGCCGGGACTCTTTCCTCGGCTCTCCTTTTTCTGATACTCACTTTCGACACCCATCGTCAGGTCGCCGCTCTAACGCACGCCGACCGGCTTTCCGATGAGGTTGTGGCCGGGAAACATGTCTTTCAGAAATATAATTGCAACGATTGCCATACCATTCTCGGCTTCGGAGGATACTACGCCCCTGATTTGACCCGGGTCTACAGCCGCCGGGGAGAGAAATATATTCGCGGCATTATCACTCAACCGGAACTGACTCTGGCCAATTCCTTCCGCAAAATGCCGCACCAGAACGTCTCCCCCGAGGAAATTGATAAATTGCTTGCCTTCTTCCAATGGGTCGACGGCATCGACAACAATAACTGGCCCCCGCAGGACGAAAAGAGTCGCCGTTCCTCCGAAACCGCGCGTCTTATGGGCGGGACCGATTTATCCCCTGGAGCCGCTTTATTCAAAAGCAACAACTGTATCACCTGCCACAAAATCGGCGGTGTGGGAGGTGATGCCGGCCCGGCGCTCGATGCTATCGGCTCACGGCTGGACAGAACCGCCATTCGCAAACAGATTACCGATCCCCAATCCCTCAGGGCCAATTCCGACATGCCGGCCTACCCGGATCTTTCTGCGGGCGACCTGAAGGCCTTGGTCGATTTTCTCGTCAAGCAGAAAGGAGATAACTAA
- a CDS encoding putative Membrane proteins related to metalloendopeptidases (Evidence 3 : Putative function from multiple computational evidences) yields the protein MGQAKYYNLMLVPDGVGSPIGIKVKAWVLKTVVALLAVMLLCTVLLFIFYGRILVKASEAEQLERENVSLKMYKYKLGLLEKNMKETRAIVDRIARLGGIDFEIPELPPDSVLFANLDDGSISDSAAQLNEDRAIPEGLPLRGFMTRGYTDDSTGGHPGVDIAAAIGTPVLATAGGRVAFAGYDSTYGLMVVIDHADSLSTVYGHNSELLVKAGDKVNSGMRIALSGNTGKSTAPHLHYEIRENGIPINPLRYISGNEVPNK from the coding sequence ATGGGTCAGGCGAAATATTACAATTTGATGCTGGTGCCGGACGGGGTCGGTTCACCGATCGGGATAAAGGTCAAGGCATGGGTTTTGAAGACGGTAGTGGCGCTTCTGGCGGTGATGCTCCTTTGTACTGTCCTGTTGTTTATTTTTTACGGTCGGATACTGGTCAAAGCCTCCGAGGCGGAACAACTGGAGCGGGAAAATGTCTCGCTTAAAATGTATAAGTATAAATTGGGATTGCTGGAAAAAAATATGAAGGAAACGCGCGCCATTGTCGACCGGATCGCCCGCCTGGGCGGGATTGATTTCGAAATCCCCGAGCTTCCCCCGGATTCGGTTCTTTTCGCCAATCTTGACGATGGAAGTATAAGCGATTCGGCGGCCCAACTAAACGAAGATCGCGCCATACCGGAAGGTCTGCCGCTACGGGGATTCATGACGCGCGGCTATACCGACGATTCCACCGGGGGACATCCCGGAGTCGATATCGCGGCGGCCATCGGCACCCCGGTGCTGGCCACGGCGGGCGGACGGGTGGCGTTCGCCGGCTACGATTCGACCTACGGTCTGATGGTGGTGATCGATCATGCCGACAGTCTTTCGACCGTGTACGGTCATAACAGCGAACTTCTGGTGAAGGCCGGCGACAAGGTGAATTCCGGGATGCGGATCGCACTGTCGGGGAATACCGGCAAATCGACCGCGCCGCATTTGCACTATGAAATCAGGGAAAACGGAATACCAATTAACCCTTTAAGATATATATCAGGCAATGAAGTACCAAACAAGTAA
- a CDS encoding conserved hypothetical protein (Evidence 4 : Unknown function but conserved in other organisms), with protein sequence METSYRKYLDPEIVGKLKGMELRARMVVEGFIAGLHKSPYHGFSVEFAEHRQYMPGDNIRDIDWKVFAKSDRYYIKQYEEETNLKGYLLLDCSASMGYSSGGTVKLDYAAMLSAALSFLMLKQRDAVGLVTFDERIRRYIPPRSKSGHLHLLLQEIANQTPSDKTDIAVALHEMAERISRRGLIVILSDLLDEPEKIISGLKHFRHKKHEVILFHILDPREKDFAFPTEAIFKDMETGEEITTLPWQMKKHFARMSKEFSEKIASECRQSRIDYHLIDTSVPFDYALYAFLAKREKLY encoded by the coding sequence ATGGAAACTTCATACCGCAAATATCTGGACCCGGAAATTGTCGGGAAACTGAAGGGGATGGAACTGCGCGCCCGGATGGTGGTCGAAGGGTTTATAGCCGGGTTGCATAAATCGCCATACCACGGTTTCTCGGTGGAGTTCGCCGAGCACCGACAGTATATGCCGGGGGACAATATCCGCGATATCGACTGGAAGGTGTTCGCGAAATCGGATCGGTATTATATCAAGCAGTATGAAGAAGAAACCAACCTGAAAGGGTATCTTCTGCTCGACTGCTCGGCGTCGATGGGGTATTCCTCGGGCGGGACGGTGAAGCTCGATTATGCCGCGATGCTTTCGGCGGCGCTGTCGTTTTTGATGCTCAAGCAGAGGGATGCGGTCGGGCTGGTGACATTCGACGAACGGATCCGCCGCTATATCCCGCCGCGGAGCAAATCGGGGCATTTGCATCTCCTTTTGCAGGAGATCGCCAATCAAACGCCGAGTGATAAAACCGATATTGCCGTTGCCCTGCATGAAATGGCGGAGCGGATTTCGCGCCGGGGATTAATTGTCATTCTATCCGATCTGCTCGACGAGCCGGAGAAAATTATTTCGGGGCTGAAACATTTTCGCCACAAGAAGCATGAAGTGATACTTTTTCATATTCTCGATCCGCGGGAGAAGGATTTTGCTTTCCCGACTGAGGCGATCTTCAAAGATATGGAAACGGGGGAAGAGATCACGACTTTGCCGTGGCAGATGAAAAAGCATTTTGCCCGGATGTCGAAAGAGTTCTCGGAAAAGATTGCGTCGGAATGCCGTCAGAGCCGGATCGATTATCATCTGATTGATACGTCGGTGCCTTTCGACTACGCCCTTTACGCCTTCCTGGCGAAAAGGGAGAAGTTGTACTAG
- the norB gene encoding Nitric oxide reductase subunit B, with product MTPYKSQRVAYPYFVIALLLFGLQVIMGLWLAINYAFTLPQSLVDIFPFATARAFHTNLLVLWMLLGFMGGTYFMVPEESKSELFSTKLAYIQLILLVGTGVAALTGFLFGWTKGRPLLEIPFPLNFLIVVGALIFLFNVGMTLYRAKNWTMIQGTLLGGLVMLALLYLFGIPFYKNLAIDWYYWWWVIHLWVEGAWELVTGAIIAWILMRITGVPRATVEKWLYVEIGLFLFTGIVGTGHHYYWIGAPHYWLWIGGIFSALEPLPIILMVWDTFRHVRERKEKVTHPVVWTLAIGCSVYHLIGAGVWGFVHTLPQINYYTHGSQVTVSHGHMAFFGAYALLNLTIFYYAFPRLKGIDGFQQNLGKIGFWTTSIAMFALGLAFGVAGVLQSYLERVLGLGFMTAQAQMQLWFKIAIGSGLVFLAGVIIIIYDLLSMKSTPKIAS from the coding sequence ATGACTCCCTATAAATCACAACGGGTCGCCTATCCTTATTTTGTCATCGCCTTGCTACTGTTCGGCCTTCAGGTAATCATGGGACTCTGGCTGGCCATAAATTATGCCTTTACCCTTCCTCAGAGTCTGGTTGACATTTTCCCCTTTGCCACGGCCCGCGCCTTTCATACCAATCTGCTTGTCCTGTGGATGTTGCTTGGATTTATGGGCGGAACATATTTCATGGTTCCCGAAGAAAGCAAATCGGAATTGTTCAGCACCAAACTTGCCTATATCCAATTAATTCTACTGGTCGGGACCGGTGTCGCCGCTTTGACCGGCTTCTTGTTCGGCTGGACCAAAGGGAGACCCCTGCTCGAGATTCCTTTCCCTCTCAATTTCCTGATCGTCGTGGGAGCCTTGATCTTCCTCTTCAATGTCGGTATGACTCTGTATCGGGCCAAAAATTGGACCATGATCCAGGGGACCCTTCTCGGCGGCCTGGTCATGCTGGCTCTTCTGTATTTATTCGGCATCCCCTTTTATAAAAATCTGGCCATCGACTGGTACTACTGGTGGTGGGTCATTCATCTCTGGGTCGAAGGGGCCTGGGAACTGGTGACCGGGGCCATCATAGCCTGGATATTGATGCGGATAACCGGAGTCCCGCGGGCCACTGTCGAAAAATGGCTTTATGTCGAAATCGGCCTTTTCTTGTTTACCGGAATTGTCGGAACCGGACATCACTACTATTGGATCGGGGCCCCCCATTATTGGCTCTGGATTGGTGGTATTTTCAGCGCTCTCGAGCCACTGCCGATTATCCTCATGGTCTGGGATACTTTCCGCCATGTCAGGGAACGAAAAGAGAAAGTGACTCATCCGGTCGTTTGGACCCTGGCCATCGGCTGCTCCGTCTATCATCTTATCGGAGCCGGCGTCTGGGGTTTTGTTCATACTCTCCCGCAAATAAATTATTATACCCACGGGAGTCAGGTCACCGTTTCCCACGGTCATATGGCCTTTTTCGGCGCCTACGCTCTTCTGAATCTGACTATTTTCTATTACGCTTTTCCGCGCCTTAAGGGGATCGATGGTTTCCAGCAGAATTTGGGTAAAATCGGCTTCTGGACGACCAGCATTGCTATGTTCGCCCTGGGACTGGCATTTGGTGTCGCCGGTGTTTTGCAATCTTATCTGGAGCGGGTTTTGGGCCTTGGCTTTATGACCGCCCAGGCACAGATGCAACTATGGTTCAAAATCGCGATCGGAAGCGGACTCGTCTTCCTGGCCGGAGTTATCATCATCATTTATGACCTCTTAAGCATGAAGTCTACACCGAAGATCGCATCTTGA
- a CDS encoding membrane hypothetical protein (Evidence 5 : Unknown function), producing MWEKFNLTMLPAHGKLFVGIFTALMLVAMLWAGGLAIIESGLFGGDEDEMQAQAAYDYQADLEAIQSDSEAVTAPNWADSGQEEPITNEDMGKFAGASDETTWEKFVDNLKLGHVHLNGHTALFFAIGVLFFFSTASIKRKKLVYWIFGPAILIHAIGLAGTDTCPYAKIFIYIGGPLILLSVFYMSLKIFSDLRKKGTA from the coding sequence ATGTGGGAGAAGTTTAATCTGACCATGCTCCCGGCGCACGGGAAGCTGTTTGTCGGAATATTCACGGCCCTGATGCTGGTCGCGATGCTCTGGGCCGGCGGGCTGGCGATTATCGAATCGGGTTTATTCGGCGGGGATGAAGATGAAATGCAGGCGCAGGCGGCGTATGATTATCAGGCTGATTTGGAAGCGATTCAGTCCGATTCGGAGGCGGTGACCGCCCCCAACTGGGCCGATTCCGGGCAGGAGGAACCGATCACCAATGAAGATATGGGAAAATTCGCGGGGGCGTCGGACGAAACGACCTGGGAGAAGTTTGTTGATAATCTGAAACTGGGGCATGTGCATCTGAACGGCCATACGGCCCTGTTCTTTGCGATCGGCGTTTTATTTTTCTTCTCGACGGCGTCGATTAAAAGAAAGAAATTGGTGTACTGGATTTTCGGGCCGGCGATATTGATTCATGCGATTGGTCTGGCCGGAACCGATACTTGCCCCTATGCCAAGATCTTCATTTATATCGGCGGCCCGCTGATACTTCTATCGGTGTTTTATATGTCATTAAAGATATTCAGCGATTTGAGGAAGAAGGGGACGGCGTAG
- the soj gene encoding Sporulation initiation inhibitor protein Soj, whose product MKLILHESQEVNVARIIAVANQKGGVGKTTTAVNLSSCLAVAEKKTLLVDIDPQANTTSGIGLDKTKMDTSVYEVLIGARTLLEVIKPTDLSFLNVAPSSIALVGAEVEMVSMMSREKILARALATVADRYDYIIIDCPPSLGLLTVNALSAAHSVIIPIQCEYYALEGLGQLLHTIQLVQNNLNPSLEIEGVLLTMYDGRLNLSRQVADEARKFFNNRVYNTVISRNVRLSEAPSFGKPIILYDILSTGAENYMALTKEVLSR is encoded by the coding sequence TTGAAATTGATTCTTCATGAATCTCAAGAGGTGAATGTGGCAAGAATTATAGCGGTGGCCAATCAAAAAGGCGGGGTCGGAAAGACGACGACAGCGGTCAATTTATCGTCCTGCCTGGCCGTTGCGGAGAAGAAGACGCTTCTGGTGGATATCGATCCTCAGGCCAACACGACCTCGGGGATCGGTCTGGATAAAACAAAAATGGATACATCGGTCTATGAAGTCCTTATTGGGGCGCGGACCCTGCTGGAAGTGATAAAACCGACCGACTTGTCCTTTTTAAATGTCGCCCCCTCGTCGATTGCGCTGGTCGGCGCCGAAGTGGAGATGGTATCGATGATGTCGCGGGAAAAGATTCTGGCGCGGGCGCTGGCGACGGTGGCCGATCGTTACGATTACATAATTATCGACTGTCCCCCGTCGCTGGGACTTCTGACCGTCAACGCTCTCTCGGCGGCGCATTCGGTTATCATCCCGATCCAGTGCGAGTATTACGCGCTGGAAGGGCTGGGACAGCTGCTGCACACCATACAACTGGTGCAGAATAATTTGAATCCGTCGCTGGAGATCGAAGGAGTCCTTCTGACGATGTATGACGGGCGGCTGAACCTGTCGCGGCAGGTGGCCGATGAAGCGCGCAAGTTTTTCAACAATCGTGTTTACAACACTGTCATCAGCCGCAATGTCCGGCTATCCGAGGCGCCCAGTTTCGGCAAGCCGATCATACTGTATGACATCTTATCCACGGGTGCGGAAAATTATATGGCTCTGACCAAGGAGGTATTGAGTCGATGA
- a CDS encoding conserved hypothetical protein (Evidence 4 : Unknown function but conserved in other organisms): MNTIIGKDAVFTGTLDVKGAVRIDGKVKGKIICDDTVTIGLGGEVEADIEAGVVVVAGKVVGNLSASERIELQAKSDIEGDLKTKSLAMEQGAVFCGACRMKEGQASLGFIPPAESGTEKKAESVLWKNRDKDDKGF, from the coding sequence ATGAACACCATTATCGGAAAGGACGCCGTTTTTACGGGAACGCTCGATGTCAAGGGAGCGGTGCGGATTGACGGAAAGGTCAAAGGGAAAATCATTTGTGATGATACCGTCACGATCGGTCTCGGCGGGGAAGTAGAAGCCGATATCGAAGCCGGAGTGGTGGTGGTAGCGGGAAAGGTTGTCGGCAATCTCAGCGCTTCGGAACGAATCGAGTTACAGGCCAAGTCCGATATCGAAGGGGACTTGAAGACCAAGTCTCTGGCCATGGAGCAGGGCGCGGTTTTCTGCGGGGCCTGTCGGATGAAGGAGGGTCAGGCAAGTCTGGGCTTCATTCCACCGGCTGAATCGGGGACGGAAAAGAAAGCGGAATCGGTTCTTTGGAAAAATCGCGACAAGGACGATAAAGGTTTTTAA
- a CDS encoding hypothetical protein (Evidence 5 : Unknown function) — protein sequence MIAHSEPYSLPLFNSEKIIEKYGSIGVVANFLEEIQATNARFNLVSRETTYPDLIQMAADSLIPFEFIEPPAGKIFDIGPGAGFPSLIILLSFPGVEGVLFERTLKKAGFLAGIMRKFGLKGKIIPEDFLEAIKKIPSSEFNYGFMKYVRPDQRLLQGAQSLLLPHGQFIYYSKFAPPSNNKTGLHKCRTHEYYLDNSDRVRTICVFSK from the coding sequence ATGATTGCGCATAGCGAGCCATACAGTCTTCCCCTCTTCAATTCGGAGAAGATTATCGAAAAGTACGGCTCGATCGGGGTGGTGGCCAATTTTCTGGAGGAAATTCAGGCGACCAATGCCCGATTCAACCTTGTTTCACGTGAAACAACCTACCCTGATCTCATTCAGATGGCGGCCGACTCCCTAATTCCTTTTGAGTTTATTGAGCCTCCGGCCGGAAAAATATTTGATATCGGTCCCGGAGCCGGATTTCCTTCCCTCATTATATTATTATCATTCCCAGGGGTGGAAGGGGTTCTGTTCGAAAGGACGCTCAAGAAGGCCGGGTTTCTGGCCGGGATCATGAGGAAGTTCGGTCTCAAGGGGAAAATCATTCCGGAAGACTTTCTGGAAGCGATCAAGAAAATACCTTCGTCAGAATTCAATTATGGTTTCATGAAATATGTTCGCCCGGATCAGCGGCTGCTTCAAGGGGCGCAATCGCTTCTTCTCCCGCATGGCCAGTTCATTTATTACTCCAAATTTGCGCCCCCGTCGAATAATAAAACCGGGCTTCACAAGTGCCGCACCCACGAGTATTATCTCGATAATTCCGATAGGGTTCGGACCATCTGCGTATTTTCAAAATAG
- a CDS encoding conserved hypothetical protein (Evidence 4 : Unknown function but conserved in other organisms), translating to MTERGGDLQAVEQLKVAHDNIKREISKVIIGQDQVIEQLLIALLSSGHCLLVGVPGLAKTLLISTLANILDLKFNRIQFTPDLMPSDITGTEIIEEDKISGRRGFRYVKGPVFANVILADEINRTPPKTQAALLQAMQEHEVTAAGETYSLEEPFFVLATQNPIEQEGTYPLPEAQLDRFMFNIYVDYPSGAEEETIVRTTTVTATHTLGKILNAAQIMELQKLVRRVPVSDHLIKYAVDISRATRPNNAESLDFIKNWVSWGAGPRASQYMILAAKTRAILDGRPTPGPEDVRFAALPVLRHRIVTSFNAEADGVDTAAIVKKLIETVKVQG from the coding sequence ATGACGGAAAGAGGCGGCGACCTTCAGGCGGTAGAACAGCTCAAGGTGGCTCATGATAATATTAAGAGAGAGATATCCAAGGTAATAATCGGTCAGGATCAGGTAATAGAACAGCTTCTGATAGCCCTTTTGTCTTCCGGCCACTGTCTTCTTGTCGGGGTTCCCGGGTTGGCCAAGACCCTCCTTATCTCGACTCTGGCCAATATCTTAGACTTGAAATTCAACCGCATTCAGTTCACTCCTGACCTGATGCCATCGGATATTACGGGGACAGAAATAATCGAAGAGGACAAGATTTCGGGCAGGCGCGGTTTTCGTTATGTCAAGGGACCAGTCTTTGCGAATGTCATTTTGGCAGATGAAATCAATAGAACACCGCCAAAAACACAGGCGGCCCTTCTTCAAGCAATGCAGGAGCACGAAGTGACTGCGGCGGGGGAAACCTATAGCCTGGAAGAGCCGTTTTTTGTCCTTGCCACCCAAAATCCTATCGAGCAGGAGGGGACATACCCGCTTCCGGAGGCCCAGTTGGACCGTTTCATGTTCAATATCTATGTTGATTATCCGTCGGGAGCAGAAGAGGAGACGATTGTCAGGACCACGACTGTAACGGCGACCCACACACTCGGAAAAATACTGAATGCCGCCCAGATAATGGAATTGCAGAAATTGGTGCGGCGGGTCCCCGTGTCGGATCATCTGATAAAATATGCGGTCGATATATCCCGGGCCACTCGCCCCAATAATGCAGAATCGCTCGATTTTATCAAGAACTGGGTGTCGTGGGGCGCCGGCCCGCGGGCCTCGCAGTATATGATTCTGGCGGCCAAGACTCGGGCGATACTGGATGGACGGCCGACACCGGGTCCGGAGGATGTCCGTTTCGCCGCGCTGCCGGTTTTGAGACATCGGATCGTGACATCGTTCAACGCCGAGGCCGACGGGGTCGATACAGCGGCGATCGTGAAGAAATTGATTGAAACTGTCAAGGTGCAGGGATAG